Genomic segment of Eupeodes corollae chromosome 2, idEupCoro1.1, whole genome shotgun sequence:
tcttttaacaacaaattaacaAATGGTGTACTGAAACCTAACTAAAAACAAATCGTAAAACTTATTaacacataaaaacaaaacaaaaaaaaaacaaaaaggtgaaTCTGCATGGACGCCGGTAGAAAATACTTACAATCATTTTCTAACAATCGATTTGGGTGAAAAACGAATGACACGAAAAATTGCAACAATGGGTCGAGCGAGGACAATTGAATTTGTAACCGAATACATTGTTCAATATTCTGACGATGGTGAATATTGGCGTTCATATGTTAGTCCTATGAGTGAACCTCaggtaaattattaaaaaaaaaaaataatttgtagtcgtcccttgaatttaaattttaatggtttttcgttattttctttttggtgtcttttaattttatccttttttttgttcttaatgtCAAATCTTAATGTCTCCAACATAACTaagaaacaattatttaatgttGTTACGTTGTCAAGttttagtttataaattttaaaatatttctattgaCTTGCATATTTCtgtgtttgtcttttttatttatttatggctGGACATACAATTATGAGCTTCGAATGTTATCCTGAACAATTCTTCTCCGGATCCTTATCcttaatgaaatattatttcctttttatgtCGAATCAATCCCGTGCACAGTAGACAAAAGCTTTGATATTCTGACTCTGGACACTTTGCCTCGATTATCTAAAAAGCATTGTGTAGGGCTCGTCagtgttttcagtttttttcttagtttcaaTAGAATGTCTAAATAAGGTTTGTTGAGTGTCAAAATGTAAGTTTATAAATTCCACTGATGTTTGCCAACATCCTTTAAGGCGtcagttatagctttcattgaaattgatccggaaaaatttttaaatcgatatttgactgttaaaataatatactgatcgatcggaaatcacagaAAGAATTTTTggtgagaaaaaaaagtgtaattgagcatttatttttctctaaaaatgtatttttctattttccggacagaaattcattttcctggacagctgatacttttatgttcaaaagttaaacgaatcgttccacttttatgtacaaaagtgaaacgaatcgttccactgatttgcgTTCCAATTTCAcccaattccaatgacagatttctgtcagtaaaagtttttcggtgaatttcaatcaggaaattttgttcaatgacagaatcttttaatgatagctataaacgacctgtcaagaaaattccaatgtttgttttcaatgatgaaaaccaatgatagctataactggcttCTAAAGGTTTCAAATTTCCTAATAGCTGAaatagctgtttttttttttagaattttgacaCGTTCAATATCATTATAAGTAATTCCTCATCCTCCTCCAATCTTTagattaaaaatctttaaacgtCTTTGCTTTGCCACCGTCTTTTGGGACCACATTTCCTAAGAACAAGTTGCATCATCAAGGAACAGGATAATCTTTGTTTTTCCATTGTTGATTCTTAGCCCAACTTTTGGCTTCGCTTTCCAGATTGCTCACTGTCTGGTGCAGATCCAAGATGTTTTAAGAAAGCAAGCAAAATTCTATCGCGTACTCAAgttgttgaagaaaaaaaacatcgtcTATCGGATTCCTCGTGTTTGTTCGGGTAGGGctgcattttttttgtaatttacaggcactcaagagGTTATCAGTTCCATTTATatggaaaatagggaaggatttaagatgagatttcggtgcacattggtcttaaagttctgaatcaaaatgggagggaaaacagagttggccaaagcattccacattctctatgtgcgatttaaaaaagaatctctatacttgacattACGTCTGAAAATTACGTCAagtgtaaactgatgagcattcctggaagtgcgagttttacagctgaattgtttaaggtgtggaatgcaactggttagTTCgacagaatattgtttttaaaaatctcgataaaacaacgaaagggatgaaacattgcggcggtgttttAGCGATGTAAATgcttcgattatagttctatcgcctgttatttttaaagcccttttccATTCCAATTCATCcaaagatttaaacttgttttacgGCACCTGCCCAGGTAtgtgaattatattcaagctttggacggatgaaggctttgtaaattacaacaAGATCAGAAGGTGtgcaaaatttcttgcaccgtcggaggaatcgtaagcacctggcagcattttaggcaatatcaaatatgtgatcattccataaaaggtgatctgtgatagaCATACCGAGTACGGACAGTTGATTTTTTTcctagatgcaagtgccactcatagatagcggTATtgggggtgtgttacgcttcaacgacaggagacagcattgagttttccaagcattaaattgtacacggtttttgattccctattgatcaaTGCAGTCaatatcagaatttaatgagctaatcatacgCTGTCGTTAAAGTTCCACATTCggaggacaaggatgtgaatctaaaaacgaatctCTGCTCTGATATCATGACGAGATGCCGCCTACAGTCAATGGAGACGTTACAAACTGGAGCACTTCtacaaattgtattgcagaCTGCGTAATCAAGTGGTCGTAATGGTCAGAACGGCAAAAAGGCAAACAATTATGGAAAAACCTGCGTGAAATCGGTATtggcaaacaatctaaaaagccTGTTGGTGACGTCGATTGTGATGCACTCAACAAAAAGTGTACGTCCATGCCCTTAAACGTCGTTTCATCCGTTCATTCCCTTACTGAAGAGGAACCAACTGCTATCAACAACTCtctgagttttataagaatacaagaggAGAACATTGTAGAGGCaaaaatatcgattaaatctaatgctacCGGCCTGAACCAAATGGACcctaagttcttgagactaTTGCTTTCATATGTACTGTGctatataacctacatatttaacagcatattgactaTTTCCGAGTTTtctttagaatggaagaagactaagattattcccatactcaaaaagcaaacaggtacTGCTGCAGAATTTCAGCCGATTGCCATTCTTCCGTTTCCTTCGaaggattttgaaaaaactattctggggcagatccaaaaatatcttacaatcaacaacctATTAAGTATCTGTCAGTCTGGCTTTCGACCTAAGCGCAGCTGCAAATCCGCCTTACTTTTTctaactgatgaaataagaatggcaaTGGAAAGTAatcatgttacattgctaacactgttagattattcaaaggcttttgaatttcaattctttgtagaaagctgtGAATTAgctttgggttttctttagagtcctttaagctttttttttcgtgtttcagcggaaggcaacaatgcgtggtggtcaatggatactcgtccacatttgtcaatattttgattggagtgccacagggatctattcttggaccaatcctcttttcactttacataaatgagttacaAGAAGTTGCttaacattgtttaattcatctttatgctgatgatgtgagGGCTCCTGATAAGTCGAACTTTCGGGGCTaaaaatgatgccgtagctttaatgaacAAGGCTATAATCTTCTCTCTCTTGAACAAGGCTATTACCATATTACTTTTTCGACTTTTCGTAGTTAACACCtgcgttttttttattcatacgGCCCACAATCGCTGTAATCACAGCAATCACTTTATAATTTAAGCATTGGaaaatcaaacttttaaaaatacaaaaacatgaacaaatcagaaaaaaaaattcaattcaaataccagattaaaaaagaggctgggatgcaacccacactgataacttcccatcccgtctatctaTTGatctttcttaaaactttataggTTTGCGAGTTGAGTTAAAAAGGTTGtcagttcaattattcttacaaatttttaaattaccaacaatatttttcatgtaaagaaataatttagtttgaaaatccagttttgttaaatagatttttagtcgaaaaaaatgttaaccaattacagtagcatttcttaaatttttacaaattggataaatgaaattaatttgagagatatcaagaactgaacacaatttttataaaaaaaaaaaactactgaatatggaaaaaaatattttatatgaaataaaaaacgtttgaagacaatatttttcgatttttttcctaaaaatcttACTAAAcgttgaaaatgttatttttcgttccacaaattgttttggagatgaaataattttgtattcgtaaaattttcgaggtgaaattttctttttgatttataaaaaaacgttaattggattacaatatacaatattgaatttaattcaggtctctagcgtcattggttcatgagatatttagggttaaccaaaatgttcaccttttttttaaactgctttagtaaacaaaaaaacgcccacgcaattttcttgagaggcctttctgcatctttttcaattattatctatattgcaaaatttatttgaagtcgatatctcttctggttcttgagctagggacgacgaaaaaaacgtcgcaacgtacgtacacacgcacgcacagacatctttctaaaaatcttttatttcgactgccttgaaacgttgagaaatgtcaaaactttcaattcgacaaatcggacccattgcaataacttcctatgggaggttaaaaatatcaaaaacataaaataatcagagacagaaattcaatttaaataccagattataaaaacataaaggataaagcaaatttcaaaaaaaataaatggattttttcttttatgtccCAAcagtaataattaaataatagtCGATGTTTTAGCAGCTGCCCATACTCCGTTAATGATTCCTAAATTAAATTATGGCAATTTATAAATCCTCAcaccaaaattttaagcaacatATTAGGGACTTTAACCAACACATAGGTACTGTCACGCACAAGTTCTACGTTTGGTCTCAGCCTACATCATAATCAAGATTTCACTTTGACCACTCACAAAAATATGATTCCAAGCTTATTTAAAATCGAGATTCTTTAGACTTTTGCTTtccttcataaaaaataaaaccctggTTAAAAAGTTTCACAACTTAGTTTATGACTTTGTGGTCGCAACTATTTTATATTCGAGGTAAACCATTTTGCTAACAtaagaatttcaaattaatctatcctaaaaaatatatgaattttttgttaaatatttttatgatgGTGTTAGCCTTAAAAGTTAAATAGCAATTACAAAAATCACTAATTCAATGTAAAGTACTTGACTAATCCCTGAACAATTTTTGTGTTCTATTTATCACCTCGCTTATTATTTATATCATCAAGTTCTACATACTAAACACATCTTCATATGATTATCTATTAgctaaaataatataacataatAATTTATACTTTGTCAACAAAAGATGTTCAAAGGAAACAGCGATGGAAATGGAGTGCATTTTAATGTCTTCGAAGTCCCAATTATTGCCCAATGGATACGAATTAACCCCACTAGATGGCACGATAGAATATCCATGCGTGTGGAGTTATATGGTTGTGATTACAGTAAGTTGTctagatttaaaaacattacactgtaattaattttacatttgtttattCTTACAGTTTCCGAAAACCTCTATTTCAATGGGACAAGTTTGGTCAAATACGACTTGTTAAGAGAACCAATTGCCTCAACCCGAGAATCTATTCGTTTTCGTTTTAAGACAGCTCAAGCCAATGGAATATTGATGTATTCACGAGGCACTCAGGGAGATTACATTGCATTGCAAgtaaaagataataaaatgcttttaaatatgGATTTGGGATCTAAGATTATGACTTCGCTATCGGTTGGTAGTCTTTTGGATGACAATGTGTGGCATGACGTTGTTTTGTCTAGAAATCGTCGAGACATTATATTCTCAGTTGATCGAGTGATCGTCAAGGGAAGGATTAAGGGAGAATACAGTCGTTTGAATCTCAATCGAAATGTAAGTTTTAAATACCCCATCTTATCATCGAATTCCCTTGAaaaattacttgtttttttttctattttgcagCTTTATTTGGGAGGAGTTCCAAATGTCCAGGAAGGCATGTTGGTAACACAGAATTTTAGTGGTTGCATTGAGAATCTCTTCCTCAACTCGTCGAATTTCATACGAGAAATGAAGGATAACTATGAATATGGCGAAGCATTCCGTTATCAACGAGTAAACACTATTTACGCGTGTCCTTCGCCTCCGATTTATCCAGTGACTTTCCTCACCAGATCGTCATATGCACGTCTCAAGGGCTATCAAAATATGAAGCAAATGAATGTGACCTTTTATTTCCGAACCTACGAAGATAGAGGATCCATGCTCTACCATGAGTTCGCTTCAGGTGGCTATATTAAGGTTTTCTTGGAGTACGGAAAAGTCAAGATCGATTTGAAGCTCGGTGATAAACCTAGAATAATATTGGACAATTATGAGGAACAATTCAACGATGGAAAATGGCATTCCTTGATTCTTACAATTGGAAAGAACAAGCTCGTCCTGGACATTGATCAACGACCAATGACTACGACCAAAATCATTCAAATTTCAACTGGAACTGTGTACAACATTGCAGGTGGACATGATAAGAATGGTTTCGTGGGTTGCATGAGGCAGATATCGGTTGATGGCAACTACAAACTGCCCAAGGATTGGGTTCAAGGCGAAGAAGTGTGCTGTGACAACGAGGTGGTTGTTGACGCTTGTCAAATGATCGATCGTTGTAATCCAAATCCATGTCGGCATGGTGCCTCATGCCATCAGAACTCAATGGAATTCTTCTGCGATTGCAGCCAGACTGGATACGCCGGAGCTGTATGTCACACATGTAGGCGACAAATATAATTTCTACTTTTTGGAATCAGTATATTTACGTTATCTCCCTTCAAATATAGCGAAATACCCACTCTCCTGCTTAGCCTTGAAGAATGTCCAGAGTGTCCAGCAAAGAGTTAACATGCACATAGATGTTGATGGAAGTGGTCCGCTGAAGCCATTCCCCGTTGTCTGTGAATTTTATTGTAAGTTACTTCAAATTTCTGTTTGGTATTCTCGAACTTACAAGAACCTACCATATCTCTCTAGCTGATGGAAGAGTCATCACAACACTTGGACACAGTCAGGAGCGCACGACGACAGTTGATGGTTTCCAGGAGCCAGGATCATTCGAACAGGCCATTATGTACGACGCAGATTTGATGCAAGTAGAAGCGCTATTGAACCGATCTCATTCGTGCTGGCAACGACTTAGTTACTCGTGCAGAGCTGCTAGACTTCTAAACTCTCCAAGTGAGCGATTTACATTTGTAAAGCGAAATAGATTCATTAttgatttattgttattattttttttcctaggTGAAGTGAATGCATTCCGTCCATTTTCATGGTGGGTTTCGCGACACAATCAACCAATGGACTATTGGGCAGGTGCATTGCCAGGATCTCGTaaatgcgaatgtggaattcttgGCAAGTGCATCGACCCAACCAAGTGGTGTAATTGCGACTCAGAGAGAATGGAATGGACCGAAGACAGTGGAGATATCCGTGAAAAAGAATACCTACCGGTCCGTGCTGTGCGCTTTGGAGACACTGGAACCCCATTAGATGAAAAACAAGGTCGATATACTCTGGGGCCGCTGCGTTGCGAGGGTGATGATTTATTCAGTAATATTGTAACGTTCCGAATTGCTGACGCCACCATCAATCTGCCACCATTCGATATGGGACACTCGGGAGACATTTATATGGAGTTCAAGACTACTACTGAGAATGCTGTTCTCTTCCATGCCACAGGACCAACAGATTATATAAAATTGAGCATCATTGGAGGAACGAAATTGCAGTTCCAATATCAAGCAGGTAGTGGCCCATTGGGTGTGAATGTAGAGACAAGCTATCATTTGAATGACAATCGCTGGCACACAGTCAGTGTGGAGAGAAATCGGTAAGAAGTGAGAGACTATTTTTACAgaattcttttttgaaacaCTTTGTTTAAATTACAGGAAGGAAGCTCGTCTTGTTGTTGATGGATCACTAAAGGCAGAAGTCCGTGAACCACCAGGTCCAGTGCGTGCGCTACATCTTACATCGGATCTCGTGATTGGCGCTACTACAGAATACCGAGATGGTTATGTGGGATGTATTCGAGCTCTACTTTTGAATGGAAAAATGGTCGATTTGAAATCATATGCTATTCGTGGTCTTTATGGAATTAGCGCCGACTGTGTTGGGCGTTGTGAGTCAAGTCCTTGCCTCAATAACGGTacatgtcatgaaaagtacgATGGATATTCGTGTGATTGTCGTTGGAGTGCTTTCAAAGGTCCTATTTGTGCTGATGGTAAGATTGTAATTTGTAGTTTTTAGTCCTTTTTTCAAACCttaatttttggatttgtatttttgtagaaatCGGTGTTAATCTTCGCGCAAGTTCAATGATTCGTTATGAATTTGAAGGTTCCTTCAGGTCAACAATTGCTGAAAATATCCGTGTCGGTTTCACCACAACCAATCCTAAAGGCTTCCTTCTTGGTTTCTCATCCAATTTAACTGGAGAATATCTAACTATACAAATTTCTAACTCAGGTATGATTAAAACGATTAATATTCGTGTTTAAATTATccgtttttttaaactaatattttttttaaggtcatTTAAGATGTGTTTTTGATTTCGGTTTCGAACGGCAGGAAATAATCTATCCGAAGAAACATTTCGGCTTAGGTCAGTATCATGATGTAAGGTTCTCGAGGAAGAACAGTGGTTCGACGGTTGTGCTGCAGGTTGATAACTATGAACCAGTTGAATATAATTTCGATATCAAGGCGTCTGCAGATGCACAATTCAATAATattcaatatatgtacattggaAAGAACGAATCGATGACTGATGGATTCATTGGTTGTGTGTCTAGAGCTCAGTTTGATGATATCTATCCTCTGAAACTTATGTTCCAACAAAATCCACCACCGAATGTTAAGTCTTTAGGAAGTAAGTATTTGTTTAAACTAACTTTTTCACTATAAGGTTTTCAAAGCCAGTTTTTTTCCTATCTCCAATATAAActaatatcgttttttttttaacagcacAACTTACTGAGGACTTCTGTGGTGTTGAGCCTGTTACTCACCCACCCATTGAAATCGAAACCCGTCCTCCACCTTTGGTTGATGAGGAGAAACTGAGAAAAGCCTACAATGAAGTGAATTCAGTTCTTTTGGGCAGTGAGTTTTATATCTGTTTGtcgtttcttattttgtttcagaaacttaatgggtgtttttttttgtttgttattttaaggTCTTCTTGCTATTCTGTTTATCCTAATCGTTGTTATGGCAGTTTTAATTGGAAGATATCTTCATCGACACAAAGGAGATTATCTTACACACGAAGACAAAGGTGCCGACAATGCTGACGACCCCGACGAAGCTGTTGTTCAATCGACAACTGGACACCAAGTCACGAAAAGAAAAGAGTGGTTTATTTAGATGGCTCGAAAAAAAGATAGTAGTTAAAAACGACCATCTGATAATGAGATGGAAGCAAAAAGTGAGAGAGAggttatttcattattattttttgtttgaatagctCCTTTTTAGTTTATCTACACAAAAACCGATTAGACTAGGGTAGATtgatcaaccaaaaaaaaaaggccATCGGCTTATTTGTCTACTTTCCATGCCATCCTttgcacaaaaaaaagttgtagcTTTGATAGTTCGTTCTCATTCGTTTATAATTTCTCCAAATTATTATGAACAATCAATAACACACCAATTAACTCATTTTCCATCTGTACGGTTTCACATCTTTCAATGTAAATGGCTAAAGAGGTTAAATCTGCCtttagttaaattaattaaaaactaaacttaagTTGACAgcatttttgtaacaaaaatatttaaaaacaaaaacaagaatattATGTTAACGATTTTATTTCGTCCCGTCCATTTTTGTACTTTAAGTTACGTATTTTTGTTCGtaattgcttattttttttgtatttttgtataattttctacACTCtcttatttattacaaaaaaaaaaacataacagcATTTTGTAAAAGAAGCATCTTAAACTTagtttaaaaacaactaaaagaaaaaaatgttatcgtTTTGTATATTTGCCaaagtttttgtatataataattaaaataaaatcttaaatcgTGAAATACAATTTCATAGCTtgcatttataattaaaaaaaatataaaaaaaaacaaacaaaatatttttcaaaataatccaGGCAAATgtacaaatataatataaaaaacaaaaacaaaacttaaagttgCTTCAGTGAAAAACTATGTTATCTCCGTCTCAAAACTCTtgtaatttcaattgaaaatattattttttttatataaatttaaatataaaattattatcgtATTTCCGtttcgaatttttaaacattccattaaaattaatatataaatataaagaaaataa
This window contains:
- the LOC129944338 gene encoding neurexin-4 isoform X1; this translates as MFRAMSVLVLITLLLVTVRNVNADAYNDYFSDYECNAPLIEKAVLTATSSLQDRGPNKARLNAGTSWSARHSDFDQKLIIDLGNVMNVTHIAIQGRPHSNEYVTEYSISYGITDLEFADYKEPGGNIKMFKGNSDGNGVHFNVFEVPIIAQWIRINPTRWHDRISMRVELYGCDYISENLYFNGTSLVKYDLLREPIASTRESIRFRFKTAQANGILMYSRGTQGDYIALQVKDNKMLLNMDLGSKIMTSLSVGSLLDDNVWHDVVLSRNRRDIIFSVDRVIVKGRIKGEYSRLNLNRNLYLGGVPNVQEGMLVTQNFSGCIENLFLNSSNFIREMKDNYEYGEAFRYQRVNTIYACPSPPIYPVTFLTRSSYARLKGYQNMKQMNVTFYFRTYEDRGSMLYHEFASGGYIKVFLEYGKVKIDLKLGDKPRIILDNYEEQFNDGKWHSLILTIGKNKLVLDIDQRPMTTTKIIQISTGTVYNIAGGHDKNGFVGCMRQISVDGNYKLPKDWVQGEEVCCDNEVVVDACQMIDRCNPNPCRHGASCHQNSMEFFCDCSQTGYAGAVCHTSKYPLSCLALKNVQSVQQRVNMHIDVDGSGPLKPFPVVCEFYSDGRVITTLGHSQERTTTVDGFQEPGSFEQAIMYDADLMQVEALLNRSHSCWQRLSYSCRAARLLNSPSEVNAFRPFSWWVSRHNQPMDYWAGALPGSRKCECGILGKCIDPTKWCNCDSERMEWTEDSGDIREKEYLPVRAVRFGDTGTPLDEKQGRYTLGPLRCEGDDLFSNIVTFRIADATINLPPFDMGHSGDIYMEFKTTTENAVLFHATGPTDYIKLSIIGGTKLQFQYQAGSGPLGVNVETSYHLNDNRWHTVSVERNRKEARLVVDGSLKAEVREPPGPVRALHLTSDLVIGATTEYRDGYVGCIRALLLNGKMVDLKSYAIRGLYGISADCVGRCESSPCLNNGTCHEKYDGYSCDCRWSAFKGPICADEIGVNLRASSMIRYEFEGSFRSTIAENIRVGFTTTNPKGFLLGFSSNLTGEYLTIQISNSGHLRCVFDFGFERQEIIYPKKHFGLGQYHDVRFSRKNSGSTVVLQVDNYEPVEYNFDIKASADAQFNNIQYMYIGKNESMTDGFIGCVSRAQFDDIYPLKLMFQQNPPPNVKSLGTQLTEDFCGVEPVTHPPIEIETRPPPLVDEEKLRKAYNEVNSVLLGSLLAILFILIVVMAVLIGRYLHRHKGDYLTHEDKGADNADDPDEAVVQSTTGHQVTKRKEWFI
- the LOC129944338 gene encoding neurexin-4 isoform X2, which gives rise to MFRAMSVLVLITLLLVTVRNVNADAYNDYFSDYECNAPLIEKAVLTATSSLQDRGPNKARLNGESAWTPVENTYNHFLTIDLGEKRMTRKIATMGRARTIEFVTEYIVQYSDDGEYWRSYVSPMSEPQMFKGNSDGNGVHFNVFEVPIIAQWIRINPTRWHDRISMRVELYGCDYISENLYFNGTSLVKYDLLREPIASTRESIRFRFKTAQANGILMYSRGTQGDYIALQVKDNKMLLNMDLGSKIMTSLSVGSLLDDNVWHDVVLSRNRRDIIFSVDRVIVKGRIKGEYSRLNLNRNLYLGGVPNVQEGMLVTQNFSGCIENLFLNSSNFIREMKDNYEYGEAFRYQRVNTIYACPSPPIYPVTFLTRSSYARLKGYQNMKQMNVTFYFRTYEDRGSMLYHEFASGGYIKVFLEYGKVKIDLKLGDKPRIILDNYEEQFNDGKWHSLILTIGKNKLVLDIDQRPMTTTKIIQISTGTVYNIAGGHDKNGFVGCMRQISVDGNYKLPKDWVQGEEVCCDNEVVVDACQMIDRCNPNPCRHGASCHQNSMEFFCDCSQTGYAGAVCHTSKYPLSCLALKNVQSVQQRVNMHIDVDGSGPLKPFPVVCEFYSDGRVITTLGHSQERTTTVDGFQEPGSFEQAIMYDADLMQVEALLNRSHSCWQRLSYSCRAARLLNSPSEVNAFRPFSWWVSRHNQPMDYWAGALPGSRKCECGILGKCIDPTKWCNCDSERMEWTEDSGDIREKEYLPVRAVRFGDTGTPLDEKQGRYTLGPLRCEGDDLFSNIVTFRIADATINLPPFDMGHSGDIYMEFKTTTENAVLFHATGPTDYIKLSIIGGTKLQFQYQAGSGPLGVNVETSYHLNDNRWHTVSVERNRKEARLVVDGSLKAEVREPPGPVRALHLTSDLVIGATTEYRDGYVGCIRALLLNGKMVDLKSYAIRGLYGISADCVGRCESSPCLNNGTCHEKYDGYSCDCRWSAFKGPICADEIGVNLRASSMIRYEFEGSFRSTIAENIRVGFTTTNPKGFLLGFSSNLTGEYLTIQISNSGHLRCVFDFGFERQEIIYPKKHFGLGQYHDVRFSRKNSGSTVVLQVDNYEPVEYNFDIKASADAQFNNIQYMYIGKNESMTDGFIGCVSRAQFDDIYPLKLMFQQNPPPNVKSLGTQLTEDFCGVEPVTHPPIEIETRPPPLVDEEKLRKAYNEVNSVLLGSLLAILFILIVVMAVLIGRYLHRHKGDYLTHEDKGADNADDPDEAVVQSTTGHQVTKRKEWFI